One part of the Acuticoccus sediminis genome encodes these proteins:
- a CDS encoding C-terminal binding protein encodes MTRIAIIDPQFDGTPDIELDEAGADTEFTILRPGYDPVSPADLDGADAVVNCRSRHYIPADLVAGMTTVKVVVQAGVGFNHIDLDACAARGIPVCNTPDYGTMEVADHAIGLMLALSRGIPTYAERLWTRDDAWGTHALPLPPVRRLSIRTFGVIGMGRIGTAAALRAKAFGMTVAFYDPFLPAGTELSFGFTRAATLEDLLAQADIVSVHCPLTPQTAQIIDDDAIAAMKPGAVLINTSRGGTVDLDAIERGLRSGKLNAAALDVLPREPLDRSHPLIAAWGAREGWLDGRLIITPHAAFYSPEGLADMRRLSTRAVMGYLTEGRLRSCVNLRELERHGHRFDA; translated from the coding sequence ATGACCCGCATCGCCATCATCGACCCGCAGTTCGACGGGACGCCCGACATCGAGCTCGACGAGGCGGGGGCGGACACCGAGTTCACGATCCTCCGGCCGGGCTACGACCCGGTGAGTCCGGCCGATCTCGACGGGGCGGACGCCGTCGTGAACTGCCGCAGCCGCCACTATATCCCGGCCGACCTCGTCGCCGGGATGACGACGGTCAAGGTGGTGGTGCAGGCCGGCGTCGGCTTCAACCACATCGACCTCGACGCCTGCGCGGCGCGCGGCATCCCGGTGTGCAACACGCCGGACTACGGGACCATGGAGGTCGCCGATCACGCGATCGGTCTGATGCTCGCCCTCTCGCGCGGCATCCCGACCTACGCCGAGCGGTTGTGGACCCGCGACGACGCCTGGGGGACGCACGCACTGCCGCTCCCGCCGGTGCGGCGCCTCTCGATCCGCACATTCGGCGTCATCGGCATGGGGCGGATCGGCACCGCGGCGGCGCTGCGGGCGAAGGCGTTCGGGATGACCGTCGCGTTCTACGACCCCTTCCTGCCGGCCGGGACGGAGCTGTCCTTCGGCTTCACGCGGGCGGCGACGCTGGAGGACCTGCTCGCCCAGGCCGACATCGTCAGCGTCCATTGCCCGCTGACGCCGCAGACGGCGCAGATCATCGACGACGACGCCATCGCGGCGATGAAGCCGGGAGCGGTGCTCATCAACACCTCGCGCGGGGGGACGGTGGACCTCGACGCGATCGAGCGTGGCCTGCGCTCGGGCAAGCTCAACGCGGCCGCGCTCGACGTGCTGCCGAGGGAGCCGCTCGACCGCAGCCACCCGCTGATCGCGGCCTGGGGCGCACGGGAGGGCTGGCTCGACGGGCGGCTCATCATTACCCCCCACGCGGCCTTCTATTCGCCGGAAGGTCTTGCCGACATGCGGCGCCTGTCGACTCGGGCGGTGATGGGGTACCTGACGGAAGGACGCCTCAGGAGCTGCGTCAACCTGAGGGAACTGGAGCGCCACGGGCATCGCTTCGACGCCTGA
- a CDS encoding 2-aminoethylphosphonate--pyruvate transaminase: MEETKKTYLLTPGPLTVPAEIKAEMLRDHSPNAATHMAMTSAIRAYCLEICNGTDTHACVPIQGSATYGVEAGLHTLVPRETSRILVVENGFYGQRLAEIATGARFSVSVLSLPMLPLPTEADIEAALEADPAITHIMICHAETGTGVLNPVAMVADVARRHGKELMIDAVASFGGFPIDAAALDALAIFISPNKCLESVPGVALVVARRDALEASAGRSPAVVLDLHAQWRFMEEKGAWRWTPPTHVVAALAKGCERHRAEGLEARAARYRANWRRLVDGLRQRGFETLLPDEIAAPIIATFKDPADPAYDFRSFYAAMEKRGFIIFPGRLTAAGTFRIGVMGDLDESDMTLVLAAIDESLAEIGVATEPA; the protein is encoded by the coding sequence ATGGAAGAAACGAAGAAGACCTACCTTCTGACGCCCGGTCCGCTGACCGTTCCGGCCGAGATCAAGGCCGAGATGCTGCGCGACCACAGCCCCAACGCGGCGACGCACATGGCGATGACCAGCGCCATCCGCGCCTACTGTCTGGAGATCTGCAACGGTACGGACACGCACGCGTGCGTGCCGATCCAGGGGAGCGCCACCTACGGCGTCGAGGCCGGGCTCCACACCCTGGTCCCGCGCGAGACGAGCCGCATCCTTGTGGTGGAGAACGGGTTCTACGGCCAGCGCCTTGCGGAGATCGCCACCGGGGCACGGTTCTCGGTGTCCGTCCTGTCGCTGCCGATGCTGCCGCTGCCGACCGAGGCCGACATCGAGGCGGCGCTGGAGGCCGACCCGGCGATCACCCACATCATGATCTGCCACGCCGAGACGGGGACGGGTGTCCTCAATCCCGTCGCGATGGTGGCCGACGTCGCGCGGCGCCACGGCAAGGAGCTGATGATCGACGCGGTCGCCTCCTTCGGGGGCTTCCCCATCGATGCCGCGGCGCTCGACGCGCTCGCGATCTTCATCTCCCCCAACAAGTGCCTGGAGAGTGTCCCCGGCGTCGCCCTCGTGGTCGCACGCCGCGACGCGCTCGAGGCGAGCGCCGGCCGGTCGCCCGCGGTGGTGCTCGATCTTCACGCGCAGTGGCGCTTCATGGAGGAGAAGGGAGCGTGGCGCTGGACCCCGCCGACGCACGTCGTGGCGGCGCTCGCAAAGGGCTGCGAGCGGCACCGGGCGGAGGGGCTGGAGGCGCGTGCGGCCCGCTACCGGGCCAACTGGCGCCGCCTCGTCGACGGTCTGCGCCAGCGCGGGTTCGAGACGCTGCTGCCGGACGAGATCGCGGCGCCGATCATCGCCACCTTCAAGGATCCCGCGGACCCCGCCTACGATTTCCGGAGCTTCTACGCGGCGATGGAGAAGCGGGGTTTCATCATCTTCCCCGGCCGGCTGACCGCCGCCGGCACCTTCCGCATCGGCGTCATGGGCGATCTCGACGAGAGCGACATGACCCTCGTCCTCGCTGCCATCGACGAATCGCTCGCTGAAATCGGCGTGGCGACGGAGCCCGCATGA
- a CDS encoding Gfo/Idh/MocA family protein, whose amino-acid sequence MPAATQLAIVGLGRWGKVLVDSVQNKSETVRFVAAVSRDPARIAADAAERGLTTYDNLDAALADPAVEGIVLASPHSLHAEQIATCVAAGKPVLVEKPFTLTRATAAEALGKAADAGVLVTSAHNRRFLTPITRLKAMLDAGELGTLLHLETNFSSNVVGRYSADHWRVAPGESPAGGLAGSGIHHIDGIIFLAGPISEVFAVSCQRVHEVPLDDTTVVTMRLASGATASLLMITATTPTFRIVAYGTKGKAEINGDAAKRGTETMVVTALDGTETRHEFEAFDIERAEVEAFAASIRDGAPAQVPAADILNGIAAFEAVPRSAETGQPIKL is encoded by the coding sequence ATGCCCGCCGCCACCCAACTCGCCATCGTCGGCCTCGGACGCTGGGGCAAGGTCCTCGTCGACTCGGTGCAGAACAAGAGCGAGACCGTCCGCTTCGTCGCCGCCGTCAGCCGCGACCCCGCCCGCATCGCCGCCGACGCCGCCGAGCGAGGCCTCACCACCTACGACAACCTCGACGCCGCGCTCGCCGACCCCGCGGTCGAGGGCATCGTCCTCGCCTCGCCGCACTCGCTGCATGCCGAGCAGATCGCGACCTGCGTCGCCGCCGGAAAGCCGGTGCTGGTGGAGAAGCCCTTCACGCTGACCAGGGCGACCGCCGCCGAAGCGCTCGGCAAGGCGGCCGACGCCGGCGTCCTCGTCACCTCCGCGCACAACCGGCGCTTCCTGACGCCGATCACCAGGCTGAAGGCGATGCTGGACGCGGGCGAGCTCGGCACGCTGCTGCATCTTGAGACGAACTTCTCCTCCAACGTGGTGGGCCGCTACTCCGCCGATCACTGGCGCGTCGCGCCCGGCGAGAGCCCGGCGGGCGGGCTCGCCGGCTCCGGCATCCACCACATCGACGGGATCATCTTCCTCGCCGGGCCGATCAGCGAGGTGTTCGCCGTCTCCTGCCAGCGGGTCCACGAGGTGCCGCTCGACGACACCACCGTCGTCACCATGCGCCTCGCCTCCGGCGCCACGGCCTCGCTGCTGATGATCACCGCGACCACGCCCACCTTCCGCATCGTCGCCTACGGCACGAAGGGCAAGGCCGAGATCAACGGCGACGCGGCCAAGCGCGGGACCGAGACGATGGTGGTCACCGCCCTCGACGGCACCGAGACCCGGCATGAATTCGAGGCGTTCGACATCGAGCGCGCCGAGGTCGAGGCGTTCGCCGCGTCGATCCGCGACGGTGCGCCCGCGCAGGTCCCGGCGGCGGATATCCTCAACGGCATCGCCGCCTTCGAGGCGGTCCCCCGCTCGGCCGAGACCGGCCAGCCGATCAAGCTCTGA
- a CDS encoding ribonuclease activity regulator RraA: MHALSDDVRRKLMGVSVPAVVSLLWRNGYKNTMLFGPRPVNPNTNRFVGTAFTVRTIPVREDFVDAQNRGDRPNLQAQAVAEIGPGEVLVVAMDGETRTAFMGDIMSTHLAVKGVAAVVTDGSVSDAAMIATIPLPVIAGGNAATTYLSHRYVTDLNVPVGLAGVAVCPGDVLMGDANGVVVIPADMAETIADLAVERELLEEFVLARVKDGAPLIGTYPPNEETLAAFEAWRKAEGR; the protein is encoded by the coding sequence ATGCACGCACTATCGGACGACGTGAGGCGGAAGCTGATGGGAGTGTCCGTTCCCGCGGTCGTCTCCCTCCTGTGGCGCAACGGCTACAAGAACACGATGCTGTTCGGCCCCCGTCCGGTGAACCCGAACACCAACCGCTTCGTGGGCACCGCCTTCACCGTCCGCACGATCCCGGTCCGCGAGGACTTCGTCGACGCGCAGAACCGTGGCGACCGGCCCAACCTGCAGGCCCAGGCGGTCGCCGAGATCGGCCCCGGCGAAGTGCTCGTGGTCGCGATGGACGGCGAGACCCGCACCGCCTTCATGGGCGACATCATGTCGACCCACCTCGCCGTGAAGGGTGTCGCGGCTGTGGTCACCGACGGCTCGGTGTCGGACGCGGCGATGATCGCCACCATCCCCCTCCCGGTGATCGCCGGCGGCAACGCGGCGACGACGTACCTGTCGCACCGCTACGTCACCGACCTCAATGTGCCGGTGGGCCTCGCGGGCGTCGCGGTGTGTCCGGGCGACGTACTGATGGGCGATGCCAACGGCGTCGTCGTGATCCCCGCCGACATGGCCGAGACGATCGCCGACCTCGCCGTCGAGCGCGAGCTTCTCGAGGAGTTCGTGCTCGCCAGGGTGAAGGACGGCGCCCCGCTCATCGGCACCTATCCGCCCAACGAGGAGACGCTGGCCGCGTTCGAGGCCTGGCGCAAGGCCGAGGGCCGCTGA
- a CDS encoding hydantoinase/oxoprolinase family protein, whose amino-acid sequence MSDASYRIGIDVGGTFTDFVLANRTRATLAFYKEPSVPDDPSLAVERGLDALFRAHGIAPGDVELIVHGTTIGLNAIIQRRGARMALVVSRGNRDLLEIARLRLPSSYDFTVPREMPLVPRDLVFEVSARMRSDGSLITPLDMAEVDALAGTLRAADVDAVAIVLLNAYRDASLETELADALSARLGDVLVTSSGVIWPEVREYERGLVAGLNAYIHPLMTDYFDRLEARVEKHGVTAPIYITANNGGTLSLKTARDRPIDTVLSGPASGVVASTKVGGAAERLQLVTFDMGGTSADIAVCQTGVPEFTTTTFVGDFPLMMPVVNVGAIGAGGGSIVWVDAQGLLKVGPLSAGADPGPVSYGRGGTQPTMTDCYITLGIIDPATFLGGRMTLDVAAARQALEGIADRLGYPAGEDRAVRAATAAIGVASAKMATEITKLLATAGVDPRDFALVAYGGAGPTHASLLAEEAQLDTVLVPTAPGTFCALGAILADVRRDYVRTARHTIGAVMPGRSGWATIESLIEALEAEARDWLSREGRLVGEADVSVSFNLRYGGQAYEIEIIVPPAERDTIDEAGIVARFHAEHDRLYGFREDETPIETATVRLGVIGRVAPVALPEPDATAPAPRGHRPLWHRGEVVGAAVYQRADVGRGAVVPGPAIIEQLDTTTLILPGWRAVADRLGTLHLSREAAQ is encoded by the coding sequence GCATCGACGTCGGCGGTACGTTCACTGACTTCGTTCTCGCCAACCGGACCCGCGCGACGCTGGCCTTCTACAAGGAGCCGAGCGTCCCGGACGATCCCTCCCTCGCGGTCGAACGCGGCCTCGATGCGCTGTTCAGGGCGCACGGCATCGCGCCCGGCGACGTCGAGCTGATCGTCCACGGCACCACCATCGGGCTCAACGCGATCATCCAGCGGCGCGGCGCGCGGATGGCGCTGGTCGTCTCCAGAGGCAATCGCGACCTCCTCGAGATCGCGCGGCTGCGCCTGCCGAGTTCCTATGACTTCACCGTCCCGCGCGAGATGCCGCTGGTGCCGCGCGACCTCGTGTTCGAGGTGTCGGCGCGGATGCGCTCGGACGGCAGCCTCATCACCCCGCTCGACATGGCCGAGGTGGATGCGCTGGCCGGGACGCTGCGCGCCGCGGACGTCGATGCCGTCGCCATCGTCCTCCTCAACGCCTACCGCGACGCATCGCTCGAGACGGAGCTCGCCGACGCGCTGAGCGCGCGCCTCGGCGACGTGCTGGTCACCTCGTCCGGTGTCATCTGGCCGGAGGTGCGCGAGTACGAGCGCGGGCTGGTGGCCGGCCTGAACGCCTACATCCACCCGCTGATGACGGACTACTTCGACCGCCTGGAAGCGCGGGTCGAGAAGCACGGCGTGACCGCGCCGATCTACATCACCGCCAACAACGGCGGGACGCTGAGCCTCAAGACCGCGCGCGACCGGCCCATCGACACGGTGCTGTCGGGACCGGCGTCCGGCGTCGTCGCCTCCACCAAGGTGGGCGGCGCGGCGGAGCGGCTGCAACTCGTCACCTTCGACATGGGTGGCACCTCGGCCGACATCGCGGTCTGCCAGACGGGGGTGCCCGAGTTCACGACGACCACCTTCGTCGGCGATTTCCCGCTGATGATGCCGGTCGTCAACGTCGGCGCGATCGGTGCGGGCGGCGGGTCCATCGTGTGGGTGGACGCGCAGGGGCTCCTCAAGGTGGGACCGCTGTCGGCGGGTGCCGATCCGGGCCCGGTGTCCTACGGCCGCGGCGGCACGCAACCGACCATGACCGACTGCTACATCACGCTCGGCATCATCGACCCGGCGACGTTCCTCGGCGGACGGATGACGCTCGACGTCGCGGCCGCGCGGCAGGCGCTGGAGGGCATCGCCGACAGGCTCGGCTACCCGGCCGGTGAGGACCGCGCGGTGCGCGCGGCGACCGCCGCCATCGGCGTCGCCAGCGCCAAGATGGCGACCGAGATCACCAAGCTCCTCGCCACTGCGGGCGTCGATCCGCGCGACTTCGCGCTCGTCGCCTACGGCGGCGCGGGGCCGACCCACGCGAGCCTCCTCGCGGAGGAGGCCCAGCTCGACACCGTTCTGGTGCCGACTGCGCCCGGCACGTTCTGCGCGCTGGGCGCCATCCTCGCCGACGTGCGGCGGGACTACGTGCGGACCGCGCGCCACACGATCGGCGCGGTCATGCCCGGCCGCTCCGGCTGGGCCACCATCGAGAGCCTCATCGAGGCGCTGGAGGCCGAGGCCCGCGACTGGCTCTCGCGCGAGGGGCGGCTCGTGGGGGAGGCGGACGTCTCCGTCTCGTTCAACCTGCGCTACGGCGGGCAGGCCTACGAGATCGAGATCATCGTGCCGCCGGCCGAGCGCGACACCATCGACGAGGCGGGCATCGTTGCCCGCTTCCACGCGGAGCACGACCGCCTCTACGGGTTCCGCGAGGACGAGACGCCGATCGAGACGGCAACCGTGCGCCTCGGGGTGATCGGCCGCGTCGCCCCGGTGGCGCTGCCCGAGCCTGACGCGACCGCGCCCGCCCCGAGGGGCCATCGCCCCCTCTGGCATCGCGGCGAGGTGGTCGGCGCGGCGGTCTACCAGCGCGCCGACGTCGGCCGCGGCGCGGTGGTACCCGGTCCCGCCATCATCGAGCAGCTGGACACCACCACGCTGATCCTGCCCGGCTGGCGCGCCGTCGCCGACCGCCTCGGCACACTCCACCTGTCGCGGGAGGCGGCGCAATGA
- a CDS encoding hydantoinase B/oxoprolinase family protein, which yields MRLDPVLVEIMSHKVTAIAEEMAIALQRTARTTYVKEAGDYGTALANPEGHFFAYPKVMGVSGFLDSHVGPTLAHVKDLRPGDVVITNHAYLSEGLATHMPDLHLIRPIFHEGEIVCHAWDFIHSADIGGGVPSSISPRFSDNFQEGLQIPPLKLVKEGVMNEDVLALYRANCRTPDVNLGDIKAMLSALLVGERRVRQLIALHGVETFLDAQADLAEVAATKALAVQKMIPDGSYTFWDLMDDDYNSRVPIRVRCTLTADAGRIHLDFTGSDPQVLSAYNIPTGGHRHPWLTLKLMHFIFSNDKTIPLNHGIFENITVEAPRGSVMNPTPGAAVGIRSATAIRLNEALVGAMSAARPGVMPAASGGIMIPAVLVEQDARTGDRHVMVLQSLVGGTGARDGADGVDGRDSSLANQRNTPMEKTEEEAEAIITDYALRADSGGAGRWRGGTGVVFQVKIARAGSAVLGRGMERFVFRPWGMAGGQPGEKARVVLNLGTPGERDLGKLDIFHPEPGDTVTIMTPGGGGYGDPLERPAGTVLSDVRLGYVSVAAALRDYGVVIADGVLDAAATEAERAGRRTNAPPPAFALGPERGAWDALFDDATMCEMNALFMALAPGHRPLRRRALFEAVVPRLADVGPVPMEEVIGDIAAARVRLDEEMTRLRADVAAQAA from the coding sequence ATGAGGCTCGACCCCGTCCTCGTCGAAATCATGTCCCACAAGGTGACGGCCATCGCCGAGGAGATGGCCATCGCCCTCCAGCGCACCGCCCGCACCACCTACGTGAAGGAGGCGGGCGACTACGGCACCGCGCTCGCCAACCCGGAAGGGCATTTCTTCGCCTACCCGAAGGTGATGGGCGTCTCGGGGTTCCTCGACAGCCACGTCGGGCCGACACTCGCCCACGTGAAGGATCTGCGTCCCGGCGACGTCGTCATCACCAACCACGCCTACCTCTCCGAGGGGCTGGCGACGCACATGCCGGACCTTCATCTCATCCGGCCGATCTTCCACGAGGGGGAGATCGTCTGCCACGCGTGGGACTTCATCCACTCCGCCGACATCGGCGGCGGTGTGCCCTCGTCGATCTCGCCCCGCTTCAGCGACAACTTCCAGGAGGGGCTCCAGATCCCGCCGCTGAAGCTGGTGAAGGAGGGGGTGATGAACGAGGACGTCCTCGCCCTCTACCGCGCCAACTGCCGCACGCCCGACGTCAACCTCGGCGACATCAAGGCGATGCTCTCGGCGCTTCTGGTGGGCGAGCGGCGGGTCAGGCAGCTCATCGCGCTGCACGGGGTCGAGACCTTCCTCGACGCCCAGGCGGACCTCGCGGAGGTCGCCGCCACGAAGGCGCTCGCGGTCCAGAAGATGATCCCGGACGGGTCCTACACCTTCTGGGACCTGATGGACGACGACTACAATTCCAGGGTCCCGATCCGCGTGCGCTGCACGCTGACGGCCGATGCCGGGCGGATCCATCTCGACTTCACCGGTTCGGACCCGCAGGTCCTCTCGGCCTACAACATCCCGACCGGTGGCCACCGCCACCCGTGGCTGACGCTGAAGCTGATGCACTTCATCTTCAGCAACGACAAGACGATCCCCCTCAACCACGGTATCTTCGAGAACATCACCGTCGAGGCGCCGCGCGGCTCCGTGATGAACCCGACGCCGGGCGCGGCGGTGGGCATCCGCTCGGCGACCGCCATCCGCCTCAACGAGGCGCTGGTGGGGGCGATGTCGGCGGCCCGGCCCGGCGTGATGCCGGCGGCCAGCGGGGGCATCATGATTCCTGCCGTCCTCGTCGAGCAGGACGCGCGCACCGGCGACCGGCACGTGATGGTGCTGCAGTCGCTGGTCGGCGGCACCGGCGCGCGCGACGGCGCGGACGGAGTGGACGGGCGCGATTCCTCGCTCGCCAACCAGCGCAACACGCCGATGGAGAAGACCGAGGAGGAGGCCGAGGCGATCATCACCGACTATGCCCTGCGCGCCGACTCCGGCGGTGCGGGGCGGTGGCGCGGCGGCACGGGCGTGGTGTTCCAGGTGAAGATCGCGCGGGCCGGCAGCGCGGTGCTCGGTCGCGGCATGGAGCGCTTCGTCTTCCGGCCCTGGGGCATGGCGGGCGGGCAGCCGGGCGAGAAGGCGCGCGTCGTCCTCAACCTCGGCACGCCGGGCGAGCGCGACCTCGGCAAGCTCGACATCTTCCATCCCGAGCCGGGCGATACCGTGACCATCATGACGCCCGGCGGCGGCGGCTACGGCGACCCGCTGGAGCGCCCGGCCGGGACCGTCCTGTCGGACGTCCGCCTCGGTTACGTGAGCGTAGCCGCGGCGCTGCGGGACTACGGCGTGGTGATCGCGGACGGCGTCCTCGACGCGGCGGCGACCGAGGCGGAGCGCGCGGGACGGCGCACCAACGCGCCGCCGCCCGCCTTCGCGCTCGGACCCGAGCGAGGGGCGTGGGACGCGCTCTTCGACGACGCCACCATGTGCGAGATGAACGCGCTCTTCATGGCGTTGGCGCCGGGGCACAGGCCGCTCCGCCGCCGCGCCCTGTTCGAGGCCGTCGTGCCGCGCCTCGCCGACGTCGGCCCCGTGCCGATGGAGGAGGTGATCGGCGACATCGCCGCCGCCCGCGTCCGGCTCGACGAGGAAATGACGCGGCTTCGCGCGGACGTCGCCGCGCAGGCCGCATAG